In a genomic window of Meiothermus sp. QL-1:
- a CDS encoding DUF3084 domain-containing protein, giving the protein MTFWAILILLVLVASLVAYVGDLVARRVGKRHWRLLGLRPRATATLVAVGTGALIALGAFGTFFLLVREARETILQAEAIRQERDRLRAEVGRLENRAASIFSQYEQLKAERDEFERSIDLLARQLAQQVELQRQTRQGLEEALVERERLRQELERLKEEGRSLRAALAALQQTRLRLVQEKERLEAEKRRLLSDRAALEAQVREAEHRLRQVEAAQRGSLARLEELQQRSRVLETRLRELEAEKRNLEGDVAVLGGGLSPPASDEATLRLVESLQQENRELKNRLLEARRELQQLKERNRLFAASLDRSLRMVLLAEEPVQPGNEQIALAEVTRRAENRIRLLGLRGMELVETPHLGNQGPGLLLARVQGIGGEGRVRVVLEYRPRQQAFPEGEVLASALLALPASAGELGRKLNALSQAVEARLSEAGWVPEKLAQGGIPLEEFAALAAQLSGRRGGARIGVVALSNLYPTEPPRLGLRILP; this is encoded by the coding sequence ATGACCTTCTGGGCCATTTTGATTCTGCTGGTATTGGTAGCGAGCTTGGTGGCCTACGTAGGCGATCTGGTGGCGCGGCGGGTGGGCAAGCGCCACTGGCGCCTGCTGGGTCTGCGGCCCCGAGCGACGGCCACCCTGGTGGCGGTGGGCACAGGGGCGCTGATTGCGTTGGGGGCTTTTGGGACTTTTTTCCTGCTGGTGCGGGAGGCCCGCGAGACCATTCTGCAGGCCGAAGCCATTCGACAGGAGCGCGACCGTTTGCGGGCCGAGGTAGGGCGCTTGGAGAACCGGGCCGCCAGCATCTTCAGCCAGTACGAACAGCTCAAGGCTGAGCGGGACGAGTTTGAGCGGAGCATAGACCTGCTGGCCCGGCAGCTTGCCCAGCAGGTGGAGCTCCAGCGGCAGACCCGGCAGGGCCTGGAGGAGGCGCTGGTGGAGCGGGAGCGGCTCCGCCAGGAGTTGGAAAGACTGAAGGAGGAGGGCCGGTCGTTGCGTGCGGCCCTGGCAGCGTTGCAGCAGACGCGGCTGAGGCTGGTGCAGGAGAAGGAGCGCTTGGAGGCAGAGAAGCGCAGACTGCTTTCGGACCGGGCCGCGCTCGAGGCCCAGGTAAGGGAAGCCGAGCATCGCCTTCGCCAGGTTGAAGCAGCCCAACGGGGGTCTCTAGCCCGCCTCGAAGAGCTCCAGCAGCGCTCCAGGGTCTTGGAGACCAGGCTGCGGGAGCTGGAGGCGGAAAAGCGCAATCTGGAAGGGGACGTGGCCGTGCTGGGGGGAGGCCTCTCCCCGCCCGCCTCGGATGAGGCCACCCTCCGGCTGGTGGAGAGCCTGCAGCAGGAGAACCGCGAGCTGAAGAACCGGCTGCTAGAGGCGCGGCGGGAATTGCAGCAGCTCAAGGAGCGCAACCGGCTCTTTGCTGCCAGCCTGGACAGGAGCCTCAGAATGGTCCTGTTGGCCGAGGAACCGGTGCAGCCGGGCAACGAGCAGATAGCCCTGGCCGAGGTTACCCGGCGGGCCGAGAACCGCATACGCCTGCTGGGGCTCAGGGGCATGGAGCTGGTGGAGACCCCCCACCTCGGCAACCAGGGACCTGGTCTCCTCCTGGCCCGGGTGCAGGGCATCGGTGGGGAGGGGCGGGTGCGGGTGGTGCTCGAGTACCGGCCGCGCCAGCAAGCCTTCCCCGAGGGGGAGGTGCTGGCCTCGGCCCTTCTTGCGCTCCCGGCCAGCGCAGGCGAGCTGGGGCGCAAACTGAACGCGCTCAGCCAGGCCGTTGAGGCCCGGCTGAGCGAGGCCGGCTGGGTGCCGGAGAAACTGGCCCAGGGAGGGATTCCTCTAGAGGAGTTCGCTGCCCTGGCGGCCCAGCTCAGCGGGCGGCGCGGAGGAGCCCGGATAGGGGTGGTGGCCCTCAGCAACCTATACCCCACCGAGCCCCCCCGCCTGGGTCTGCGAATCCTGCCTTAG
- the lptB gene encoding LPS export ABC transporter ATP-binding protein, giving the protein METVLQREGVRATTRLEASGLSKRYGRREVVRGVSLELSRGEIVALFGPNGAGKTTTFYMLVGFIEPNAGRIHLNGQDVTRLPMYKRARLGLGYLPQEPSAFRRLTALENLLAVLEFQPLAKAERKERAMALLEELGIAHLKDRYAYTLSGGERRRLEIARALCTNPDFILLDEPFTGVDPKNVHDIQKLISELRERRGVGIFITDHAVRETLAIADRIYLMYDGQMAFHGSPEAFARDAGVRKHYLGDEYEL; this is encoded by the coding sequence ATGGAGACCGTGTTGCAGAGGGAAGGAGTCCGCGCGACCACCCGTCTGGAGGCCAGCGGTCTTTCCAAGCGCTATGGGCGGCGCGAGGTGGTGCGGGGGGTGAGCCTGGAGCTTTCCCGCGGGGAGATCGTGGCCCTTTTTGGCCCCAACGGGGCGGGCAAGACCACCACCTTCTACATGCTGGTGGGCTTCATTGAGCCCAACGCGGGTCGGATTCATCTAAACGGGCAGGATGTGACCCGCCTGCCCATGTACAAGCGGGCCCGGCTGGGCCTCGGCTACCTGCCCCAGGAGCCCTCGGCCTTCCGCCGCCTTACCGCGCTGGAAAACCTGCTGGCCGTGCTGGAGTTCCAGCCCCTGGCCAAGGCCGAGCGAAAGGAGCGGGCCATGGCCTTGCTGGAAGAGCTGGGAATTGCCCACCTGAAGGACCGCTACGCCTACACCCTCTCGGGGGGAGAGCGGCGGCGGCTGGAGATCGCTCGAGCTCTCTGCACCAACCCCGACTTCATCCTTTTGGACGAGCCCTTTACTGGCGTGGACCCCAAGAACGTCCACGACATTCAGAAGCTTATTTCCGAGCTGCGCGAGCGGCGGGGGGTGGGCATTTTCATCACCGACCACGCGGTGCGGGAGACCCTGGCCATTGCCGACCGAATCTACCTCATGTACGACGGCCAGATGGCCTTCCATGGCTCACCAGAGGCCTTTGCCCGCGATGCGGGGGTGCGCAAGCACTACCTGGGTGATGAGTACGAACTGTGA
- the gltX gene encoding glutamate--tRNA ligase, giving the protein MVVTRIAPSPTGDPHVGTAYQALFNYVFAKQNGGKFIVRIEDTDRTRYNPTSVERILGMLEWLGLSPDESPTKGGPNGPYVQSERLPIYQKHVEILLAKGAAYRAFDTPEELARAREEALRAGRQEMGYNRRYRDYPPEEAERRARAGEPHVVRLKVPLTGKTVVHDLLRGPVEFDNSTLDDKVILKADGFPTYHLAAMVDDHLMGVTHVIRAEEWLTSTPFHIHILKAFGWEEPVWCHTPLLRNPDKSKLSKRKMDTSVDSYKAQGILPEALLNYLGTMAWSMPDGREIFSLEEMIAHFRLERIRLGAPVFDLEKLKWMNGKYIREVLSLEELTERVKPFLARSGLSYPSEDYLRRVVEAMRARFETLQEFVDKSMYFFSEAYPMQEKALAKLMEGARFLPELYGQLAKAPDMLPETTEPLLKSYIEAKGAKAAQVMQPLRAALTGSLETPGMFDLLFILGKERVLKRLERAMERVEAL; this is encoded by the coding sequence ATGGTAGTCACCCGCATCGCCCCTAGCCCCACCGGCGATCCCCACGTGGGCACCGCCTACCAGGCACTCTTCAACTACGTCTTCGCCAAGCAAAACGGCGGCAAATTCATCGTTCGCATCGAGGACACCGACCGAACCCGCTACAACCCCACCTCGGTAGAGCGGATTCTGGGCATGCTCGAGTGGCTGGGCCTTTCGCCCGACGAGTCCCCCACCAAGGGGGGACCCAACGGGCCCTATGTGCAGTCCGAGCGCCTGCCCATCTACCAGAAGCACGTGGAGATACTCCTGGCCAAGGGCGCTGCCTACCGGGCCTTCGACACCCCAGAGGAGCTGGCCAGGGCCCGGGAGGAAGCCCTGCGGGCGGGCAGGCAGGAGATGGGCTACAACCGCCGCTACCGCGACTATCCCCCCGAAGAGGCCGAGCGGCGGGCCAGGGCGGGCGAGCCCCACGTGGTGCGGCTCAAGGTTCCCCTCACGGGCAAGACCGTGGTGCACGACCTGCTCCGGGGCCCCGTGGAGTTCGACAACAGCACCCTGGACGACAAGGTGATCCTGAAGGCCGATGGTTTTCCCACCTACCACCTGGCGGCCATGGTGGACGACCACCTGATGGGGGTGACCCATGTCATCCGGGCCGAGGAGTGGCTCACCAGCACCCCCTTTCACATCCACATCCTCAAGGCCTTCGGCTGGGAGGAGCCGGTCTGGTGCCATACCCCCTTGCTGCGCAACCCTGACAAGTCCAAGCTCTCCAAGCGCAAGATGGACACCAGCGTGGACAGCTACAAGGCCCAGGGCATCCTGCCCGAGGCCCTTTTGAACTACCTGGGCACCATGGCCTGGAGCATGCCCGATGGGCGGGAGATATTCAGCCTGGAGGAGATGATCGCCCACTTCCGCCTGGAGCGCATCCGCTTGGGAGCGCCGGTCTTCGACCTGGAAAAACTTAAGTGGATGAACGGCAAGTACATCCGCGAGGTGCTGAGCCTGGAGGAGCTCACGGAGCGGGTCAAGCCCTTTCTGGCCCGCTCGGGGCTCTCCTACCCCTCAGAGGACTACCTGAGGCGGGTGGTGGAGGCCATGCGGGCCCGCTTCGAGACCCTGCAAGAATTTGTGGACAAGTCCATGTACTTCTTCAGCGAGGCCTACCCTATGCAGGAAAAAGCCCTGGCCAAGCTCATGGAGGGGGCCCGTTTCCTACCCGAACTGTACGGACAACTGGCCAAGGCTCCGGACATGCTCCCGGAAACCACCGAACCCCTGCTGAAGAGCTACATCGAGGCCAAAGGGGCCAAGGCCGCCCAGGTCATGCAGCCCCTGCGGGCGGCCCTGACCGGCTCCCTCGAGACCCCCGGGATGTTCGACCTGCTGTTTATCCTGGGCAAGGAGCGGGTCCTGAAGCGCCTGGAGCGGGCCATGGAGCGGGTGGAGGCCCTATAG